A stretch of Lacipirellulaceae bacterium DNA encodes these proteins:
- a CDS encoding glycoside hydrolase family 127 protein, translating to MTRTATAHRRAITATSESPHVRLRGINFGDCRWTDGFWAEKFRLCEEVMVPYMGSLLKGDTGHGLNNFKIAAGLMKGKHQGFAWHDGDFFKWMEAATYVYAINRNEAILSDLDEAIDIIGKAQEANGYLHTNIQIDGIPHFSNRKYHEMYNCGHLYTSASIHHRLTGKTNFLEVAVKNANLLYSLFQPRPKHLARFGFNQSQIMGLAELYRTTGDKRYLELAEIFINNRGKSEVVEDSTTEGYPIGDMVQERVALREESEAVGHAVLAMYYYAGAADVYAETGEHALIDALDRLWNNVAKKTYVTGAVGQAHFGASTRRDKIEEGFLEEYLMPNSTAYNETCANIANAMFNWRLLGIKGESKYADVVELVLYNSALVGISTDGKHYFYANPLRMNHGQREYQDHRDCTESADREPYIECFCCPPNLVRTIAKASGWAYSFSENGIAVNLYGGNQLDTTLQDGSPFSLEQETEYPWKGSVKITIRECKAEPFQLLLRIPDWALGTELQINGEPAPTKVVPRTFAVIERAWKAGDVVTLLFPMDIQLVEGHPRIEEVRNQVAIKRGPLVYCIESPDLPADAKVLDVYLDRNAQLEAQHMPDLLDGVTIIKGEVRLRTDGAEGMYRVVQQPSWKSYETQFVPYYTWSNRGTAEMTVFMPVLW from the coding sequence ATGACACGAACGGCAACCGCTCATCGCCGCGCGATCACCGCTACTTCTGAGAGCCCACACGTTCGGCTCCGCGGTATCAACTTTGGCGATTGCCGTTGGACGGACGGTTTCTGGGCGGAGAAGTTCCGCTTGTGCGAAGAAGTGATGGTGCCTTACATGGGCTCGCTCCTGAAAGGCGATACTGGGCACGGCTTAAACAATTTCAAAATCGCAGCCGGTTTGATGAAGGGGAAGCACCAGGGATTCGCCTGGCACGATGGCGACTTTTTCAAATGGATGGAAGCCGCCACCTACGTTTATGCCATCAATCGTAATGAAGCAATCTTGAGCGATCTCGACGAAGCAATCGACATTATCGGCAAAGCGCAGGAAGCGAATGGGTATCTCCACACGAATATTCAGATCGATGGGATTCCTCACTTCTCGAATCGCAAGTACCACGAGATGTACAACTGCGGGCATCTCTACACGAGCGCGTCGATCCATCATCGTCTGACCGGCAAGACGAACTTCCTTGAGGTAGCCGTCAAGAACGCGAATTTGCTGTACAGCCTGTTTCAGCCCCGACCCAAGCATCTCGCACGATTCGGTTTCAACCAGTCACAGATCATGGGGCTTGCGGAGCTGTATCGCACGACTGGCGACAAGCGCTACCTGGAGCTCGCGGAAATCTTCATCAACAACCGTGGGAAATCTGAAGTCGTTGAAGACTCGACGACCGAGGGTTACCCCATCGGTGACATGGTCCAAGAGCGTGTCGCCCTGCGTGAAGAAAGCGAAGCGGTTGGGCACGCCGTGCTGGCGATGTACTACTACGCTGGTGCCGCGGATGTCTATGCCGAGACAGGCGAGCATGCCTTGATCGACGCTCTCGATCGGCTTTGGAACAACGTCGCGAAAAAGACGTATGTGACCGGTGCCGTTGGCCAGGCTCACTTCGGAGCATCAACACGCCGCGACAAAATCGAGGAAGGGTTCCTTGAAGAATACCTGATGCCCAACTCCACGGCGTACAACGAAACGTGCGCGAACATTGCCAACGCGATGTTCAACTGGCGATTGCTTGGCATCAAGGGCGAATCGAAGTACGCAGATGTTGTCGAACTCGTTCTCTACAACAGCGCACTGGTCGGAATCAGCACCGACGGAAAGCATTACTTCTACGCAAATCCGCTTCGCATGAATCATGGCCAACGTGAGTATCAGGACCATCGTGACTGCACGGAGTCTGCCGACCGCGAACCGTACATCGAATGTTTCTGCTGCCCACCCAACTTGGTGAGGACGATCGCGAAAGCATCCGGATGGGCCTACAGCTTTTCAGAGAACGGGATTGCCGTGAATCTGTACGGCGGGAACCAGCTCGACACAACACTGCAGGATGGATCACCGTTCAGTCTCGAACAAGAAACCGAGTACCCATGGAAGGGATCGGTAAAGATCACGATTCGTGAGTGCAAGGCGGAACCGTTCCAGCTTTTACTTCGCATCCCAGATTGGGCTCTTGGGACAGAACTTCAAATCAATGGCGAGCCTGCTCCAACGAAAGTCGTGCCCAGAACATTCGCTGTAATTGAACGCGCCTGGAAAGCCGGCGATGTCGTCACGCTCTTGTTCCCGATGGACATTCAGCTCGTTGAAGGGCACCCGCGGATCGAAGAGGTGCGTAACCAAGTCGCTATCAAACGCGGCCCGCTCGTCTACTGCATTGAATCGCCTGACCTGCCCGCGGACGCCAAGGTGTTGGATGTTTACCTTGATCGTAACGCACAACTAGAAGCTCAACATATGCCCGACCTGTTGGACGGAGTTACCATCATCAAGGGTGAGGTGCGGCTTCGCACCGATGGTGCTGAAGGCATGTACCGTGTTGTCCAGCAACCTAGCTGGAAGTCCTATGAGACACAATTCGTCCCCTATTACACGTGGAGCAATCGGGGCACCGCCGAGATGACGGTCTTCATGCCGGTCCTTTGGTGA
- a CDS encoding MFS transporter, with protein MNNHTANAFLYATIVAMGGLIFGLDAALISGAEELIGKEFALDSIQRGSIVAAPALGVLVALPFAGFFADRLGRKWTIIIVAMLYLVSAITSAFAPSATALYWARFLGGLAFSSISLASMYIGEIAPPKWRGKLVSMTQINIVIGLSGAYFVNYIIKHWAGSGAAWVQEWGINENTWRWMLGSEIPFAMLWLGLLFLIPESPYWYALKDRSEDTIRTLSKVLPEEEIAPHVAELRESLEKSSDDRSISSQLNELFSSRMRLTFIIALTLAIAQQSTGINAVLFYAQTVFKQLGIGENAAFQSAVWLGLTGLLFTVLGLLLVDKLGRRPMIIWGMVWIIASLGLGAYAFHNARYVLTSEAIEEVTKTETADDDNEEEKNTPDAEKLRSLAGEEFESDIAFKMAIKEALGKDEAADHQGLLLEKAARIDATLVLVCILSFIAAFHFSVGPVMWVLFSEIFPASVRGIAIPFFTIITSLTSWLIQKFFPWQLENWGMSSILLFYAATVAIGLVIMAFKLVETKNMSIEEIQAKLSPQG; from the coding sequence ATGAACAACCACACGGCAAACGCTTTTCTATACGCGACGATCGTCGCCATGGGGGGGCTGATCTTTGGCCTCGACGCGGCGTTGATCTCAGGAGCGGAGGAGTTGATCGGCAAGGAGTTTGCGCTCGACTCAATCCAACGAGGCTCCATTGTTGCCGCACCTGCTCTAGGAGTGTTGGTCGCACTGCCGTTTGCCGGTTTCTTCGCCGACCGGCTGGGACGAAAGTGGACGATCATCATCGTTGCGATGCTTTATCTCGTTTCGGCCATTACCTCGGCGTTTGCCCCAAGTGCGACGGCCCTCTACTGGGCGCGGTTTCTGGGAGGGCTGGCTTTTAGTTCGATCTCGCTGGCGTCAATGTACATCGGTGAGATCGCCCCGCCTAAGTGGCGGGGGAAGCTCGTTTCGATGACGCAGATTAATATCGTCATCGGCCTTTCTGGGGCTTATTTTGTCAACTACATCATCAAACACTGGGCTGGCTCGGGTGCCGCTTGGGTGCAGGAGTGGGGCATTAACGAGAACACTTGGCGTTGGATGCTGGGCTCGGAAATCCCCTTTGCAATGCTATGGCTAGGACTGCTTTTCCTCATCCCTGAAAGCCCGTACTGGTATGCCTTGAAGGATCGATCAGAAGACACCATTCGTACGCTCAGCAAAGTCCTTCCCGAAGAAGAGATCGCTCCACATGTTGCCGAGCTGAGAGAGAGCCTGGAGAAAAGTTCCGACGATCGGAGCATCTCCTCGCAATTGAATGAACTGTTTAGTAGTCGCATGCGGCTGACCTTCATCATTGCGTTGACGTTGGCCATCGCTCAGCAATCAACCGGCATCAATGCGGTCCTGTTCTACGCGCAAACGGTATTCAAGCAGTTGGGTATTGGTGAGAACGCAGCGTTTCAATCAGCCGTATGGCTTGGACTTACTGGTCTACTTTTCACGGTGCTGGGATTGCTGCTGGTGGACAAGCTGGGTCGTCGTCCGATGATCATTTGGGGGATGGTTTGGATTATTGCCAGTCTCGGACTGGGTGCCTACGCGTTTCACAATGCTCGTTACGTGCTGACTTCGGAAGCGATTGAGGAAGTCACGAAGACAGAGACCGCTGACGACGACAATGAAGAAGAAAAGAATACACCGGACGCCGAGAAGCTACGCTCTTTGGCGGGCGAAGAGTTTGAAAGTGACATCGCCTTCAAAATGGCTATCAAGGAAGCACTTGGAAAAGACGAAGCGGCCGACCATCAAGGCCTGCTCTTAGAAAAAGCTGCAAGGATAGACGCGACTCTTGTCTTAGTCTGTATCCTGAGTTTTATCGCTGCGTTTCACTTTTCGGTTGGCCCCGTGATGTGGGTGCTGTTCTCTGAGATCTTTCCGGCATCGGTGCGGGGCATCGCGATTCCATTCTTTACGATAATCACCAGCCTCACGAGCTGGCTGATTCAAAAGTTTTTTCCCTGGCAGCTTGAGAATTGGGGGATGAGTTCGATCCTGCTTTTCTACGCCGCTACGGTTGCGATCGGGCTGGTCATCATGGCCTTCAAGCTTGTCGAAACAAAAAACATGTCCATCGAAGAAATCCAGGCCAAGCTGTCACCACAGGGATAA
- a CDS encoding family 16 glycosylhydrolase yields the protein MSKRSSLLLLTLLSWFSSSSLLPAADQGAVVPLADAANEGGWKLNELVSDEFEAGKLDTKKWHIQGTNGEYRSNFIGRAPSQFSTDNVRVEDGKLKLEARWDPDFAFSKKIDKSDKKVPEGRRFENITTAAVISKQQFLYGYMEIKCKAADASVTSSFWMTGNGVELDVFEFLARPAQTHKKHLPRELWSSIHDWSPEGKGKTTWTDRLQLDWKVADDFHVYGIEWDENYLKFHADGKLVRTVLRKDVGEENWVITKPLWVWVDSETFPWHGIPVKDDLPVDFEIEYIRIWQKNLSSSLSLSFEGPFVLEDKTQDWWMTEESRKHLTIVDEKAASGNKSLKFANENPLSEKVTAFAPFSSSKLGPGDYELSMKVWLEPDCDVSQVNIVLEEPWLELKPFDLSRVERGKWVRVKQSFRRQAASGSKDRIRVVVQPRDTSGNGKALYIDDLSLEKTR from the coding sequence ATGAGCAAGCGAAGCTCACTTCTCTTACTGACGCTGCTTAGTTGGTTTAGCAGTAGCAGCCTGCTTCCCGCAGCGGATCAAGGAGCTGTTGTCCCTCTGGCGGATGCTGCAAATGAAGGTGGCTGGAAACTTAACGAATTGGTCAGCGACGAGTTCGAAGCAGGGAAGCTCGACACCAAAAAGTGGCACATTCAAGGAACCAATGGCGAGTACCGCTCGAACTTCATTGGACGTGCCCCCTCGCAATTCTCCACCGACAATGTCAGGGTCGAAGATGGCAAGTTGAAGTTGGAGGCCCGCTGGGATCCAGATTTCGCTTTCTCAAAGAAGATCGATAAGTCCGACAAGAAAGTGCCCGAAGGGCGTCGCTTCGAAAACATCACCACGGCAGCGGTCATCAGCAAGCAGCAGTTTCTCTATGGCTACATGGAGATCAAATGCAAAGCAGCCGATGCGTCGGTAACCAGTTCCTTTTGGATGACCGGCAACGGAGTCGAGCTGGACGTCTTTGAATTCCTCGCCCGTCCTGCTCAAACTCATAAGAAGCATCTGCCGCGAGAGCTGTGGTCTTCGATCCACGACTGGTCACCCGAGGGGAAAGGCAAAACCACTTGGACCGATCGGTTACAGCTTGATTGGAAAGTGGCCGATGACTTTCATGTCTATGGAATTGAGTGGGATGAAAACTATTTGAAGTTTCATGCCGACGGCAAGCTCGTGAGGACCGTCTTGCGAAAAGATGTGGGCGAAGAGAATTGGGTCATCACCAAGCCGCTTTGGGTTTGGGTCGATTCGGAAACCTTTCCTTGGCACGGCATTCCCGTGAAAGATGATTTGCCTGTCGACTTTGAGATTGAGTACATCCGCATTTGGCAGAAAAACCTTTCCTCGAGCCTCTCATTGAGTTTTGAAGGCCCTTTTGTCTTGGAGGATAAGACTCAAGACTGGTGGATGACCGAGGAGTCCAGAAAACATCTGACGATCGTTGATGAGAAAGCAGCCAGCGGCAACAAGTCGTTGAAGTTTGCAAACGAAAACCCACTTTCAGAGAAAGTTACGGCCTTTGCACCGTTCAGTTCTTCAAAGCTAGGGCCGGGCGACTATGAGCTGTCGATGAAAGTGTGGCTTGAACCTGATTGCGATGTTTCACAGGTAAACATCGTGCTTGAAGAGCCTTGGCTGGAACTGAAGCCGTTCGATCTGTCACGTGTTGAGCGAGGCAAATGGGTCAGGGTTAAACAGTCATTCCGTCGACAAGCTGCTTCGGGCTCCAAGGATCGTATTCGAGTTGTTGTGCAACCCCGGGATACTTCCGGCAATGGAAAGGCCTTGTATATCGACGACTTGTCCCTCGAGAAAACCAGATGA
- a CDS encoding family 16 glycosylhydrolase: MNFKSPTIRFKLLMPFGIVAGLGLVGSHSMAEEHQSSPVSDPQNLGGWVLRTDISDEFEGTEIDESKWFVQGKNDKYYIWKGRAPSQFAPHNVRVEDGKLKLRSQWEPDFPFARGEGHEGNDYAIHNVKTIPVTTAGVITRKRFLNGYMEARTKAGNAAMTSSFWCIGYESELDVYEQMGKPKIQGDIREDTLKLSVHDWSPPGIRPTRKFGTKQKLPFRVADDFHIYGCEWGEDYLKCFVDGKLMYETTQEKEGDNWVLTNPLEVWFDSEIFVWLGLPDEKQLPVDYEIDYLRVWQKPRTNLLDRTLFGFEGPILFQEETRPLNLVPESSRNNDYQQFWQIDLESSKYLSIVRNEHAASGTKSLRFAHEDDVQGAQATALSPPGSMNLKAGEYTLSIKVWMKLHSNLAELQVSLKDANIDLPPLDLDTVEEAKWVTLKFPLSLTADTTEAEQLEMTVVDGDSSETIGLLYLDDISIQKNEKAGT, translated from the coding sequence ATGAACTTCAAATCACCAACTATTCGATTCAAGTTACTGATGCCCTTTGGCATTGTTGCTGGCCTTGGGCTAGTTGGCAGTCATTCAATGGCCGAGGAGCATCAATCCTCTCCCGTATCTGACCCTCAGAATCTAGGGGGCTGGGTACTTCGCACCGACATCAGTGACGAGTTTGAAGGCACGGAGATCGACGAGTCCAAATGGTTTGTTCAAGGAAAGAACGACAAGTACTACATCTGGAAAGGGCGTGCTCCTTCGCAGTTCGCTCCGCACAATGTTCGCGTTGAAGACGGAAAGCTAAAACTACGCTCGCAATGGGAGCCCGACTTCCCATTTGCGAGAGGAGAGGGACACGAAGGCAACGACTACGCCATTCACAATGTAAAGACGATTCCCGTCACCACCGCTGGTGTGATCACAAGGAAGCGATTCCTCAACGGCTACATGGAGGCCCGCACCAAAGCCGGAAATGCGGCGATGACCAGCTCCTTTTGGTGCATCGGGTACGAGTCGGAACTCGATGTCTATGAGCAAATGGGAAAGCCAAAGATTCAGGGAGATATCCGCGAAGATACTCTCAAATTGTCCGTCCACGATTGGTCGCCGCCGGGTATCCGTCCGACGCGTAAGTTTGGCACCAAACAGAAGCTTCCCTTCCGCGTCGCTGACGACTTTCACATCTATGGATGTGAGTGGGGCGAAGACTACTTGAAGTGCTTTGTCGATGGAAAACTCATGTATGAGACGACGCAGGAGAAGGAAGGCGACAATTGGGTCCTGACGAATCCCTTGGAGGTTTGGTTCGATTCAGAAATATTCGTTTGGCTAGGCTTGCCGGACGAAAAGCAGTTGCCCGTTGATTACGAGATCGACTACCTGCGAGTCTGGCAAAAGCCCCGGACGAACCTGCTTGACCGGACACTGTTTGGCTTTGAGGGACCGATCTTGTTTCAAGAGGAAACTCGCCCTTTGAATCTCGTCCCGGAGAGCTCTCGCAACAACGACTACCAGCAGTTCTGGCAGATTGATCTCGAGAGTTCCAAATACTTGTCGATCGTGCGGAACGAGCATGCCGCTTCGGGCACCAAGAGTCTCAGGTTTGCTCACGAGGATGACGTACAGGGCGCCCAAGCGACGGCCTTGTCGCCACCCGGTTCGATGAACCTGAAGGCAGGCGAGTACACACTCTCCATAAAGGTGTGGATGAAGCTGCATAGCAATCTGGCAGAACTGCAGGTTTCGTTGAAAGACGCAAACATTGATTTGCCGCCACTCGATCTCGACACAGTCGAGGAAGCAAAGTGGGTCACGCTCAAGTTTCCACTATCGCTTACAGCAGATACGACTGAAGCTGAGCAACTTGAAATGACCGTTGTGGACGGAGACTCTAGCGAGACGATTGGCTTGCTCTACCTCGATGATATTTCGATTCAAAAGAACGAAAAGGCAGGTACATAA
- a CDS encoding sulfatase-like hydrolase/transferase — protein MRPLFTICLLISSSPAWAERPNIVVIMCDDLGYSDVGFNGSTDIRTPKLDELANNGTVFTSAYVAHPFCGPSRMGMMTGRYPHEFGAPYNLPGNGKGTDADYRQGIDVREKLISRVLQEAGYFTGAVGKWHMGVMPEYHPNQRGFDEYYGFLGGGHDYFPSRFKPAYRRQLKAGNKYINDYLHPLEHNGQEVDEQEYITDALSREAVNFVKLAATKDQPFFLYLAYNAPHSPLQAKEEDMAPYADIADEKRRTYAGMVAAVDRGVGRLAEALRETEQFENTLVVFLSDNGGKLSLGGTNRPLKGGKGDSYEGGFRVPMFFHWPSQVAAGQNYKHPVTALDFYPTFANLATAEIPARKNLDGKDLWPALKAGESVRPGESIIALRHRNGYSDVAVRRDQWKACRAFNQKWKLHNLDNDISEQQDLSGKHPELLKELVAEARTWSRTLPDPLWFHATEARQEWAKTGMPNYEHTFRLE, from the coding sequence ATGAGACCGCTATTCACTATCTGTCTCTTGATTTCAAGCTCACCTGCTTGGGCAGAGCGACCTAACATCGTCGTCATCATGTGCGACGACTTGGGCTATTCCGATGTGGGGTTCAATGGTTCGACCGATATCAGAACTCCCAAGCTCGACGAATTAGCAAATAACGGAACAGTTTTCACATCCGCATACGTGGCTCACCCATTTTGTGGTCCAAGCCGTATGGGAATGATGACGGGACGTTATCCTCATGAGTTCGGTGCACCGTATAACCTTCCAGGGAATGGTAAGGGCACTGATGCGGATTACCGACAAGGGATTGATGTTCGTGAAAAGCTCATCAGTCGTGTCTTGCAAGAGGCCGGGTACTTCACCGGTGCTGTGGGGAAATGGCACATGGGGGTGATGCCTGAGTACCACCCCAACCAGCGCGGCTTTGACGAATACTATGGGTTCCTTGGCGGAGGACACGATTATTTTCCCAGCCGATTCAAACCGGCATACCGGAGGCAACTTAAGGCTGGGAACAAGTACATCAACGACTACCTCCATCCGCTGGAACACAATGGACAGGAGGTCGACGAGCAGGAGTACATCACTGACGCCCTTTCGCGCGAAGCCGTCAACTTCGTGAAGCTCGCGGCGACGAAAGATCAGCCTTTCTTTTTGTACTTGGCTTACAACGCTCCGCATTCTCCGTTGCAGGCGAAAGAGGAAGACATGGCTCCCTACGCTGACATTGCCGACGAAAAGCGGCGAACCTACGCAGGCATGGTCGCAGCGGTCGATCGCGGCGTGGGCCGCCTGGCAGAAGCACTAAGGGAGACCGAGCAGTTCGAGAACACGCTGGTCGTGTTCCTCAGCGACAATGGCGGCAAGCTGAGCCTTGGTGGCACCAATCGTCCGCTTAAAGGAGGTAAAGGAGATTCCTACGAAGGTGGCTTCCGTGTCCCAATGTTCTTCCATTGGCCTTCGCAAGTTGCTGCTGGCCAGAATTACAAGCATCCGGTGACGGCGCTCGACTTTTATCCCACGTTCGCGAATCTCGCGACGGCGGAGATCCCTGCCAGGAAGAATCTCGATGGCAAGGACCTTTGGCCAGCACTGAAAGCGGGCGAGAGCGTCCGCCCCGGCGAGAGCATCATCGCGTTAAGACATCGAAATGGCTACAGCGATGTAGCGGTCCGTCGCGACCAGTGGAAGGCTTGCCGAGCTTTCAACCAGAAGTGGAAACTCCATAACCTCGACAACGACATCAGCGAGCAGCAGGACCTCAGCGGCAAGCACCCCGAGCTGCTTAAGGAACTCGTCGCCGAAGCGAGGACCTGGAGCCGCACCCTCCCGGATCCGCTTTGGTTCCACGCCACCGAAGCACGGCAGGAGTGGGCAAAAACCGGAATGCCAAATTACGAGCACACTTTTCGCCTCGAATAG
- a CDS encoding sulfatase-like hydrolase/transferase, producing the protein MMRSLVTATVLAFIFGAPCIASEKPNIVLLFADDAGYGDFGFHGSHHFKTPHLDGLAKRGVQLSQFYVSGASCGPSRAGMLTGMYQQRFGFQENNVPGMMSKNGKQTGDDMGLPTSLKTMGDHLQSLGYHTGVFGKWHLGIDDKYHPLQRGFDEFYGFRGGARSFFTLADPKNSPHENLIERDFENYQEHEGYLTNALADETCAFIEKNKEKPFFAYVSFNAVHAPMEADPQDAQEFPQLKGTRRTAAQMMLSMDRACGQILDKLKELGLEENTLVVFTNDNGGPMDRNGSSNYPLSGVKGTQLEGGIRVPAIVVWPGKLPAGETYSKPLITLDLLPTFIKAGGGDPAQAEGLDGVDIVPYLKGEEDGVPHQTLHWKMETRAAIRDGDWKLLRYPDRPAELFNLADDPGEQNDLATEKRDLVKELFRKQFSWESELQRPLFMLTPAAEAWSARRMDEFRSPPKADY; encoded by the coding sequence ATGATGCGATCACTTGTCACAGCTACTGTTCTCGCGTTCATCTTCGGCGCGCCTTGCATTGCCAGCGAGAAGCCCAATATCGTGTTGCTGTTCGCGGATGATGCGGGCTACGGAGATTTCGGATTTCACGGCAGTCATCATTTCAAGACGCCACATCTCGACGGGCTCGCCAAGCGCGGCGTTCAGTTATCGCAGTTCTACGTTAGTGGTGCCAGTTGCGGGCCTTCTCGCGCGGGCATGCTGACTGGGATGTACCAGCAACGTTTCGGTTTTCAAGAAAACAATGTCCCCGGGATGATGAGCAAGAATGGCAAGCAAACCGGCGACGACATGGGTTTGCCGACCAGCTTGAAGACCATGGGAGACCATCTTCAATCACTTGGCTATCACACGGGAGTCTTTGGCAAGTGGCATCTAGGCATTGATGACAAGTATCACCCGCTGCAGCGTGGGTTCGATGAGTTCTACGGCTTCCGCGGCGGCGCCAGAAGTTTTTTCACCCTCGCTGATCCCAAAAACTCTCCGCACGAGAATCTGATCGAACGAGACTTCGAGAACTATCAGGAGCATGAGGGTTATTTGACGAATGCACTCGCTGACGAGACCTGCGCATTCATCGAGAAGAACAAAGAAAAACCGTTCTTTGCCTATGTCTCGTTCAACGCTGTCCATGCACCGATGGAGGCTGATCCGCAGGACGCACAGGAATTCCCGCAGTTGAAAGGAACGCGCCGTACTGCCGCGCAGATGATGCTCTCCATGGATCGCGCATGCGGACAGATTCTCGACAAACTGAAAGAGCTAGGTCTTGAGGAGAATACGCTCGTTGTCTTCACCAACGACAACGGTGGTCCAATGGATCGGAATGGTTCGAGCAATTATCCGCTGAGCGGTGTCAAAGGAACACAGCTCGAGGGTGGCATCCGTGTGCCGGCAATTGTTGTGTGGCCAGGTAAACTGCCTGCGGGGGAAACCTACTCGAAGCCTCTCATCACTCTCGATTTGCTGCCGACATTCATCAAAGCTGGGGGCGGCGATCCCGCTCAGGCTGAGGGGCTCGATGGAGTGGATATCGTTCCCTATTTGAAGGGAGAGGAGGATGGCGTCCCGCATCAGACCTTGCATTGGAAGATGGAGACTCGCGCCGCCATCCGCGATGGGGATTGGAAGTTGCTGCGCTATCCCGATCGCCCCGCAGAGTTATTTAACCTCGCGGACGATCCAGGCGAGCAGAACGATTTGGCTACCGAGAAGCGGGATCTGGTCAAGGAACTCTTCAGGAAACAGTTCTCTTGGGAATCTGAGCTACAACGTCCCCTCTTCATGCTGACTCCAGCCGCTGAAGCTTGGTCGGCACGCCGTATGGATGAGTTTCGTTCTCCTCCCAAAGCTGATTACTGA
- a CDS encoding sugar kinase encodes MKPVVTFGEIMGRLAPPGNLRLRQTREFDVTYAGAEASVAASISNFGGVARYVTALPKHALADATVDSVRAIGVDTQYIVRTDEGRLGLYFLETGANQRPSNVVYDRADSAVSLTSADQYDWDAIFDGAQWLHLSGITPALSRTAAEATLTAAQKAKEAGAQVSIDLNFRGKLWKWDSPKTSHELAQETMRTILPSIDLVIANEEDCHDVLGIQAGETDVHKGELDTSRYPDVASQVVSQFPNVSKVAITLRESLSASHNNWGAMLYEGASGKAHFAPLDSEGNYRPYEIKNIVDRVGGGDSFAAGLIFASTTPELSDPHTTLKYAVAASCLKHSIKGDFNYSTRKEVEALMGGSASGRVVR; translated from the coding sequence ATGAAACCTGTTGTGACCTTTGGAGAGATCATGGGCCGCCTTGCCCCTCCCGGTAATCTGCGTCTGCGACAGACGCGCGAATTCGACGTGACCTACGCGGGGGCCGAGGCCAGCGTTGCCGCCTCGATCTCGAACTTTGGCGGCGTTGCTCGCTATGTTACTGCTTTGCCGAAACATGCGCTCGCGGACGCCACGGTCGATTCTGTTCGAGCGATCGGCGTCGATACTCAGTACATCGTACGGACCGATGAGGGGCGTCTCGGCCTTTACTTCCTTGAGACCGGTGCTAATCAGCGACCAAGCAACGTTGTCTACGACCGCGCTGATTCAGCCGTTTCGTTGACAAGCGCTGATCAGTACGACTGGGATGCCATTTTTGATGGTGCCCAGTGGTTGCACCTTAGCGGGATTACTCCCGCCCTTTCTCGGACGGCGGCAGAGGCCACGCTAACGGCTGCGCAGAAGGCCAAGGAAGCGGGTGCACAGGTCTCGATCGACTTGAATTTCCGCGGCAAATTATGGAAGTGGGACTCGCCCAAGACATCTCATGAACTGGCGCAAGAAACGATGCGGACGATCCTGCCTTCTATCGATCTGGTGATCGCTAACGAGGAAGACTGCCACGACGTGCTTGGCATTCAAGCTGGTGAAACCGATGTCCACAAGGGCGAGCTTGATACCTCGCGGTACCCGGATGTCGCCAGCCAGGTGGTTAGCCAGTTCCCGAACGTAAGCAAAGTGGCGATCACTCTGCGTGAGAGTCTCTCTGCCTCGCACAACAACTGGGGTGCGATGCTCTACGAAGGGGCGTCAGGAAAGGCCCATTTCGCCCCGCTCGATTCCGAGGGGAACTATCGTCCCTACGAGATCAAGAACATCGTCGATCGCGTTGGAGGAGGCGATTCCTTTGCGGCGGGACTGATCTTTGCCTCAACAACGCCGGAACTTAGTGACCCGCACACAACGCTCAAATATGCCGTAGCGGCTTCCTGCCTGAAGCATTCGATCAAAGGCGATTTTAATTATTCAACACGGAAAGAAGTCGAGGCCCTGATGGGTGGCTCGGCTTCGGGAAGGGTCGTTCGCTAG